The genomic stretch AAGTTCTGATTAGGTCTTCTCTCTACTACAGGACTGTTAGCTCCATCACCAAGAAACGAAAAAACTGAAGTATCAGAAAAAGTTTTTGAAGGCTTAACATCAGTCTGACCTTTAGATCTTAAAGTTTTATCAGAGGCAAAAGGTGTATCTTCTTTACTTTCTTCCTCTTCAACTTCAGGGGTTTCTACCAAAAACATATAATCATCTTTTTTAGTTTCTTCTTCAGCTTCTTGCTTAGCTTTCTCATATGCAAATACATCTTGCATTATTGAAGTATTAATAAAGCTAAATATAAAAACATGAAGTATAAAGGATACTATAACAGAAAATATTATATCCTTTCTTTTAATTATTTTTTGTTTAAGTTTTTTAATTTTTTCTTTCATACGTAAATACAATAAAACTATAATTTAATATAAGTATAATTTTATACTAATTAGTATAATTTACAATATTAATTTTATAATAAATTTAAACATATTAAATTGCTAAAGATTAAAAATTGTTTCACGTGAAAAAATCAGGCTTTTATAAACTTTAATGAGTAATCGTTTTAGTTTTTTATTGATAAGCATAGTTTATTGATTAGAAGATTTTTTTATATATAATAGACTTGTTTCAAAACTATTTGACAAAGAATTTTATAAGTTTATTATTTTATCTTAAAATTATAAAATATAAATTATCTATTTAGTCTATACATTATGTTATATAAATGAAGTTATTCCACCTGCATACGGCACTCTGTATACCTCAGAGCTATTATTAAAAAAATATTAAATAAAAAACTATATATTAACAAATTAATTTTTGAAGTAAGTATGATATTTAAGTTTGTCAAATTTTTTTCACTTTTTCCCGACGGCTTCGCCAAAAGTGCAAGTACAAAGATAATACTAAATAAAACATGGATTTTATTTGAGCGGGGGCTGCACCTGCTTATTATTATAGGCTGATAACTCTTACATAAACAATAATTAATGCGGCCGCATATTTATTTAAAAAAGTAGTAAAAAAATTTAAGTATGGTACAAATATAATTATTAAAATTTATAATATAAAAATATTTAGTATATTTAATCAATTTATCATAATTTTACTAACCTTATAAAAGACTATATATTATTCTAAGCATATTAAATACACAATTTGTTTCACGTGAAAACTTATAATTTATTAATCTCTAATATAAAAATATCTATAAATCAATGTTTCACATGAAACATTTTTTAATTACAGTAATATTGTATTAATCAAAAATTAATATATAATTAAATTAATAAAATATAGGAGAAGCACTATTAAAAACAATAAATACAACAATGAAGAAATAAATACTAAAACTGATGATGAGTTTGTAGAAGAAATTATCAATAATGAAAATAATAAAAATGAGGTGGAAAACGGCGTTATTTATGTTGTAGCAACACCTATAGGAAATATAGAAGATATTACTATAAGAGCATTGAAAATATTAAGAAATGTTGACTTTATATTAGCTGAAGATACAAGAGTTGCTATGAGGCTGCTTAACTTCTATAAAATAAAAAATAAAATGTTTTCATATCATAGCCATTCTTCTGAATACAGAATTAATGAATATATTGATGAAATATTAGAAGGCAAATCCGCAGCCATCATAAGCGATGCAGGTACTCCTTGTATAAGCGATCCCGGTGTAAGCATTATAAAAATAGCTATTGAAAAAAATATTAAAATAGTACCTGTAGGCGGAATATCCGCTTTCACTTCCCTACTCTCTGTTTCCGGACTTTCTGGAAATACTCTATTTGTGGGCTTCCTTTCCAATAAATCTGGAAAAAGAAAAAACCAATTAAAAGACTTATATTTAAATCATAAAACTATAATTGTAATATATGAATCTGTTTACAGAGTTAAAGAATGCCTTGAAGATATTGTTAACATATTCGGAGAAAAAACGGATATTGTTATCGGAAGAGAACTAACAAAACAATTTGAGCAAATTATAAGGGCAGAAGCTAAAAATATCCTTGATTTTTTTACAGATGGTAGTATACTAACTAAAGGTGAATTTTGCATTATCATTGATAATAGAAAATCTAAAGTATGCGAAGCTAATGCCGAAAATAATCTTATGTAAGGAGTCAGTTATGACAATTGATAAAATAGGCGGCACATCAAATATACAGCAAAAATCTAATATTAAATATAATGAAAAAGTTTCTAAAATGGGTTCAGATAGAATAGAAATTTCTAATGAATCTAGAATAGCTTTGCAAAATGAAAAACTTGTTAATATCATTAAAGAAGCTCCTGATGTAAGAGAAGAAAAAATAGCCGAAGCTAAAAAAAGACTTGAGTTATATATGCAAGATGGTGCCTTAAGAGAAGAAGTTTTGAACTCCCTTGCTAATTCTATTATAGACTCTATGCCATTAGATTGATTTTGTAATAGCTTTAAAGAGAGATAACTCTTCTAAAAATAGTAAGTCAGAAAACTTACTATTTTTTTCAAAGTACTAGTTATCATAAGTAAATAAAATCTGAATATATTATTCTTCACTTTGTAAATTTGTTTACAAGCTCTACCCTATTCTTTACGCCGGATTTCTCATATATATTTGCCACATGATTATTAACTGTATTTAAAGATATATCTAGTATTAATGATACTTCCTTATTGGTTTTACCATCAAGAAGATATGATAATATTTCACGTTCTCTTCTAGTTAAATTTACTGCGTTTTCTATGTCCTCAATATTTGAGCTTTTATTTGTTTCATTTATATCGTTATCATTTGATTTAGTATTTAAACTATTAAAAATATTCTTACTCTTTACTATACTTATAAAATACCAAGATAAATAACCAAGCATAACCAAATTCCACCATATGTAAAATAAAACTAAAGTTATATCCATAGAGCCTATATCAGCAGCTTCTCTTCTATATACTATAAGCTGATAAATCAAAACAGGATATATTATAATAGTTATAATGCCCAATATTTTAACTATAAACTTTATTGTTTTATCTTCTATTCTTTTATAATTAAGAACGCCTATTATAAATATTACTATTATAGAAACATAAAATATTATGCTGCTTATAATATATATATCAAATCTTGTAAGTATTCCCAATATGCTTAAAATAAAATGTGTTACCGAAACTATTATATAAATAATATTCTCTTTAAAAGTCCATTTTAAGTTTAAAAATCTATATAAAAAAGCTGGTATAAAATAAAGCATTAAAGACATAGCAACAGAAAAGCTGAAAAAATATAATGTATTAAATATATTTCCAGACATAAAGGAAGGTACCGTTAAAAAACTTAGTAGTTTAATAGCTCTTATAAAAAGAAGAAAAGCAAATGTAAATAAAAATACTATATAATATTTGAGCCAAGCTACCCTCTCTATTATATAATAAATAATAGAAAAAAGTATGGAAGAAAAACCTATTATAAATCCAAATAAATAGGCAAGTAATAGTCCGTATCCCAATATGTAATTCATAATTTATTCTTAGCTGGAAAAACGATGTTGATCCTTTCCTTATTTTCTAAAGATTCCATCCATATATTTCCATAATGTTTTTTTATAATATTATAGGCAGTATAAAGATAAAGATTATTGAAATTCATGTTTTCATATGATATTAAAGGTGTTTTAAAAAGTTTTCTTTTTACATCTTCAGGTATTTTATCACATTCAAATGTTACAGATATATCTATGCATTCTTTGCTTAATTCTAATTTCTTTTCATCATGTTCGCTTATTCTATTAACACCATTCATAAGTAAGAAATCTTCATCATCATCATAGTCAACCAAACTGAATGATATATTCAAAGTACTGTTTATCTTTATTATATTATATATAAAAGAAAAAATGTTTAAAAGGCTTCCTTTTATTCTTGCCCTATCCATCATAACTGTACAGCTTTTTAATATATCATCATTTAATGTAAACTTAACTCTCTTTGATTTAAATAAATCAAGAATACTATCTAAAACTTCATTAATTATATTATTTATATTTTCAAAATTCATGCTGAGCTCAAATGAACTTGAATTAATGTTATTAAAGTCATTAAGAGCTTCCATTGTTCTATTTATTAAAAAAGACTGTCTTACTATTGTATTTCTTGATTCACTGCAATAATTATTAGCACATCTTTCTAAATCTATATATTTTAATATTATACTATTATAGTTCTGAACATCATAAATTAGATTTGATATTAATTCTTTTAATTTTTCATTCATATAAAAACTTTGCTTCATAACTATCACCGCTAATAAACATAATATCTATTTTTAATTATTATAACATAAAATAATTAAAAATGCTAATCAGTAATTTTTATTATCAATTATAAATTCAAATTTTGAATTCATATATAAAATTCATATTATAAATTTTTTGTTTGAATTTTATAGTGAAATTTATACAGTATCTTTTATTTAAAATTATCAACATTATCAACAATTTATCAACATTAATTAAATAATTGAATTCATAATTTTCATTTATTACAAATTCAAATTTTGAATTTATAATGTTTTTTAAGTATTATAATAATATTATATATATTAAATTTTTTAAAAATTTATTATTATTATTAAGACGTTTATATGTTGATAACTTTTTGCATATAAGAAGAAAATTAAAAAATATGCTTTATATGATGTTGATAACTTTGTTTATATTAACTAAAATATAATCAATGAAAAATAACAAATTTACCTGTAAAATTCAAATTTTTAATGGTTTATAAATTTGTCAGTAATGTTAATAGTTTTTTATTATTTATTAACAATTTATTAACAAAAAGATTTATCCCATCTTCATTACTAATTTTTTAAACTTGCACTTTCGCGAAGCGTATCCGAGCTTGTCGAGGATATAAGGTTCTTTTGGCGAAGCCCGCCACTCTGTGTGCCGTAGGCAAGCGAAGGCGTGAAAAAGAACAATAAAAAAATAACAAACTATATCTGTTTAGTTATATACTAAAGATTTTAAAAAAACTCCCCCTACCCTACTGTTAAACTTATATTATTGATATTTAGAGTATTCTAATATATAATCAAACTCTATGATATTATAAATACATATAAAATAATTTTAATATAAAAATAATTAAGGATTAATGGTTATGAATATTTTCACTTTTACAAAAAAAGGTTCTAATACAAAAATAAATACTGATACTATTCTTTTCAATAGTGAGGCTGTATCAGGACACCCCATTCTTATTAATGAGCAGGAAAATTACTCTCATTTTATAAATAATATAAGCGGTACAGCTGTTTCACTTATAGCTGACGGACTTGGAGATACATTTGCTTCAAAGTTGGCTGTAGATGTTTATAATGAAAATTTTTTGGATTTGATTGAGCTAGTTGGAGAGCAGGAAGTATTTAACTGGATAGTTCATAACTTTGTAAAATTGGAGGTTGTAGCTTCTAGGGATTCAGCAGATGATAAAGAAAAATCTATGGCTGGAGCTTCTATTGCCGGTGTTTTATATCATAAGTTTGTAGGTGCTTTTGTTTTTAATGCAGGAGATTCTAAAGTTTTTGCTGTGAATAAAAACAGAGCTATTCAAGTGACTAGAGATCATATAAACGGAAATGCTTTGGAAAATTGTGCTTGTGCAGGAGGCGGACATTATATTACTGTTGAAGGGGCTAGAAGAAATCAGAATTATAATTATTTTATAGCTTCTAATTCTATGATTGAACTATTATCAAATAAATATAAAAATCATGAAGAAGCAGTTATTGATATAATGCTTTCTTCAAATACTGAAGATGCTTTAAATAAGATAAATAAAATTACTGAAAACTCTAAGGATAATGTTAGTGCTTTAGGATTATTTAATATATTTGAATAATTTTCAGTATATATTTAAAAAAGTACAGTTTGTTAAAGAATTAGTTTTTTAAATTTTTATGTTCTCATGGTTTTTCTTACCGGCTGTAAAAGTTGAATAAAAAACTGATAAACTTAAGAAGTTTCAGAATATATTAAATTAATTAAAAAAAATATAAAAAGTTTCGAGAATTTTTACATAAAATATATTTACGGACTTAATTTATGAAAAAAGGTACAGTAAGAACTATACCTATAATGTTTTTATTAAATATTATTACATGCGGCTGGTATTATATTTATTGGATATATCAGACTTCATCTGAGATAAAACGCTTTACTGAAAGAGAAGATTTAAATCCTGCATTAGAGGTAATATTAGGTATAGTTACTGGAGGACTTTATTTTAAGTATTGGTATTATAAATATGGAAAAATTGTTTATAAAGAAATGCCTCTAAAAGTTGGTATGAATAATACTGAAGATAAAACAATTGTTCTTGTGCTTATTGATATTGCAGTTGCTGTTCTTTATTTCTTTAATATTTTCTTTAATGTTCTCATTTTGACATTAAAATTGATTAGCTCTCCTGCTAAAGCGGAAGATTTAGTTATGCTTTCTAGTATTATACCTACTGGTTTAATTTTTATAGTAAATATTTCTTCTCTTATGATGCAGGATAAACTTAATAATATTTGGGATAAAGTACAGTAATTTTTTATTATTGCCTGTCTTATTATAATTTAATATTATCAATAATTATTGGTTTTATTAATTATGAAATATGATGATATTATAAAGAAGTTTCCATATTTGTTTGCAATATTAATTGGCATTTTATTTATTTTAGCTGCTGTTTTTAAATGGCGTTTTCTTTTAAACAATAACAGTTCAAATTTTATGATGAGTATATATGAGATGTTTGGAGAGATTGGGGTTAGAGTAGTTACATTTATTTTGGGTCTTGTAATAATAATATGCTCTATAATAATTTGGATAATAAGAAAATAATTTTTTATGATTTTTAATAATGTATATAGAAAAACATTTATTTGATGATATTAATTTCTTTCCTGATAGAATGAGAGTTTTGATACTAGGTACTTTTCCAGTGCCTAATTATTCTAATATAGAAAAATTTGAAAAATTAAGCAGCAAAGAAAAAGAAAATGCTTGGTATTATGCAAGTAAGAGAAGCGAGTTTTGGAAGATAATATCATACAGTTTTGACATTGATTATAATAATTTAATTTCATCAAAACAAAATAAAAAAAAACTTTTTGAAGAAAATAGGGTAGGTATAGCTGATGTTTTTTCAAAATGTAAAAGAAAAAATAAAGAGAGTGCCAGAGATACTGACTTAATAATACTTGAATACAATAATATATTAAGCGAAATAATAACAAATAAAGATTTGAAGATTATAATATTTACAAGCAGATTTACAGAGAATCATTTTTTTAAGATACTTAAGAGTAATAAAATAGATTATAATACAGAAGAGAGCAGGGGAGTTTATGATTATTACAATAATGGAATAAATGATAAAGGTATTACACTCGGTATTATAAATGCTTTAAGAGAGCGTTATTTATATATTAGTAATTCTAAAAAAATAAAACTTGCAACTATTACATTAAAAATAAGCCCTATAAAGGGTGTAAGTTTATATGATACAAAAAAAGAGCTTTATAAATATTATTTAACTAATAGTAAATAAATTATGTATCATCATTAATTTATTTTCACTCCCCTCCCTTTAAATTCTTTAATATTATCTGTTATTTATGTATAGTTATTCTCTCTTTGTTTTTACTGTTATTTAAGTACCCACCCAAGCGGGTTTTAAATTTATAATATTATAAAACGCACGTTCAATTAATTATTATTATCTAATTTTATTATGAATTCTAATTTTTATTATATATAAATGCTTCATTCTGCGTGCGTTGAGAAAAGTGCTAAATTAGGCTATGTGTCAAGTATGTAAATATAGCATTGAAAAATAATATTTAATTTGTCTAAAAATAAATTGCAAAGCTATTAATAATTAATATATATCATTCCGAAATTTGATAATAGCTAAAATTCTATACTTTAAGGAAGAATTAAATATGCGTTATTTATGTTTTATTTTAATATTTTTGAATACGTTTTTTTCTCTATTTGCTCAAACTCCAAATACAGGCAGATTAGATCAATTATTAGATTATGCTAATACAGGTGATGTTAATGGTATAAGAAGATTAATTTCTCAAGGTCCTATTTCTAATTTTATAAACTTTGGAGACAATCAGGGACATAATGCTTTAATAATCGCTTCTTCAAAAGGATATAAAGATGCTGTTCTTTTATTATTATCACAAAATGCAAATGTTAATCTAACCTGCATACATGGCAAAACAGCTTTAACTTATGCCGCAGATGCCGGATATGTAGATATAGTTTCTTATTTGCTTGCTAAGAATGCCGACCCTAATATAAAAATAAACGGCGGTACAACAGCACTATTACAGGCATCAGGAAAAGGATACTATAGTATTGTAGAAATGATAGTTAATTCAAAAGCAGATTTGAGGGTAACAGGCACTTATAGAAGCGGAAATGATGATGGTATTAATTATAATATGACTCCTTTAATGGTAGCTGCTTTTAATAATCATGACTTAATAGTAAGATTATTATTAGATAAAGGAAGCGATATTAATTATATAAATGAATACGGAGCTAATGCTTTATTTTATGCTATAGCCAGAGGAAATAATGAAGTTGCTAAAATATTATTAGAACGTGGTGCCGATGCCAATATTGCAGCTTCTTACGGTCCTTATGGTAATATAACGCCTCTTGCTTTGGCTTCTACATTAGGCTTAACAGATATTATTTCTTCTCTTTTGATAGGAAAATCAAATATCAACTTCAAAATGAGAGATGGAAGAACAGCTTTGATATGGGCATCAATTGCAGGAAAGAGTGATGCGGTTAATGCTTTGGTTATGAGTAAAGCTGATTTAAATATAGCTGATAATGACGGAAAAACAGCTTTGATGTTTGCTGCAGAAAATGGAGATTATGCTTCAGTAGAATATTTAATTAATGCAGGAGCGTATTTAAATACTTTGGATAAGTTTAATAAAACAGCATTAATGTATGCTATGGAAAATGGCAATACAGAAGTTGTTGATTTACTAACTAGAGCAAGTTTAACTTATAATAGATAATGCATATAAATATATTAAAAGGGATTGTATAATGAAATACATTCCCTTTTTTATTTTTTATTAAATTATTTTTACTGCTGTTTTTCAGATTTTTCTCTATGTCTCTTATGCGGAGCAGCTTCTTTAACATCGTTAATAAAGTAGAATAAAGATTCTATCTCATCAGCAATATTAACATCATTAATAATGCAGTCAGGTCTTTCCAAAAGTTTAATAGGTGCGAAGTTTAATACCCCTTTTATACCAGCATTACAAATAACATCAAACATTCTCTGAGCTTCCAAATCCGGTACAGTTAATATAGCTACTTCTATTTTATTATTGATAATGAAATCTTTTAATTCTTCTATAGGAAGTATTGGAGTAGGGGCTTCTCTGTTTATTTTTTCTGGGTTATGATCAAATGCTGCGATTATTTTTATAGCTTCGCTTTCAAAACCTCTGTAATTAACTAATGCTTTTCCTATTTTACCATATCCTATTAAAATGATATTATGAGAAATTTGCTTCCCCAATATACTGTCAATTTGCTCAAGTAAATCATCTATATTATATCCGCCTTTTTTGTTCCCAGATATATTAAAAAGTGAGAAGTCTTTTCTCACTTGTACAGATGTAATGCCTATTGCGTCTCCTAAATTATTTGAATATGCTTTTATAAATCCGAAACTCTTCATACGTCTTAAAGCGTTTTTATATTTTAGTAGACGCATAATTTGTGTTCTGCTAATCATAATATGTCCTTAAAATAATTTTTATATTGATAAATATTTAATATTGTTTAATTATAACATAATAAAGTTATCTGTCAATAAATATTATAGTGAAATCTATTTTTTATGGTAAAAATAAAATATAAATATCAGAACATTAACTACTGTTTTTTTGGGAGATTATTATTATATGCAATAATATTTATAATATAAATATTATCAAATTTGATTAAATTAAATTAAATATTATTTTATTTATAAGTATTATTATTTACTAATAATATTTACTATATATTGTTTTTTAAATTTATTGTTATATACGTATCTTTAATTAAATGTTAATAATAGCAGATATAAACAATAAATAGATATATAATAATTTAAATTATAAACAGTGAGGATAATAATGAATAATAAATTCAGAATGAATATATGTTTATCTTCTGATGATAATTATGCTAAATATATTTTAACAGTAATGATTTCTATGCAAAAAATAGTTTGGAAGATGAGGAAATAGTATTTCATTTATTAATAAAAAATTAAGATATAAATTTGGAAGTAAATTTTTTTAAGAGGATTATGGTAAAAAATATATTATTATTGTATAATGAATTAAAAGGTTAGGGAGTATATCATGATAGATTATCAGTCAGCAGCTAAAATTATAAAAGAATCAAAATATGTTGTATCGTTTACTGGTGCTGGTATAAGTGTAGAAAGCGGAGTTCCGCCTTTCAGAGGAGAAAACGGACTTTGGGAGAAGCATGGAAGTCAGTTTGCTGAAATATCTTATTTTATGAAGCATCAGAAAGAATCTTGGAATTCTTTAAAAAAAGTTTTTTATGATCCTATTACCGATGTAAAGCCGAATAAAGCACATATAGTATTAGCTAATTTAGAGAAAATGGGTATAATGCGTAGTGTAATTACTCAAAATATAGATAATCTTCATCAGGAGGCTGGAAGTAAAATAGTTTATGAGCTTCATGGAACAGCTAAATATGCAGTATGTACTAAATGCAAAACAAAATACAAAATAACAAAAGAAATACTCTCAATGGATCCTCCTAGTTGTGAAAAATGTGCTTCTGTACTAAAGCCAGATTTTGTATTTTTCGGAGAACAGCTTCCTGCAATAGCTTTTAATTCTTCTATAGAGGATGCCGAGAAAAGCGATTTATTTATTATAATAGGAACAGGAGGGGAAGTTATGCCTGCAGCTCAGATTCCTCATATTGCTAAAAGATCCGGAGCTAAGATTATGGAGATTAACCCGGCACCTTCTAGTTTTACTAATTCTATAGTTGATATCTATATACAAGAAAAAGCTGGTGCTGCATTTACAGAAATAGAAAAATATTTATAGTTTTTATTATTTAACTTTGTTACAATTTTCATAATTTACCAATTATAAAAATAATGTTTTATATGTTTTTAAATTAGCGAATATGAAATATTTCGAGTATTATTTTGAATTCAATTATAAATAAAATTAGTTTTTGGAATTAAAAAGCCTTAAAATAATACTTTAAGGCTTTTATTAATTATTTATTCATTATCAGAATCATCTTGACATATTGTTTTTAAAGATGTTTTTAATTCATATATGAACTTTTTGTCTTCAACTATAATATGGTTAATAAGCCAATTTTTTAGAAAGTCAATAAAATCTTCTATAACCAAATTGTCTCCATTCTCATATTTATTAACTTCTTCAACAACCTTAATAGAAAAAGATCTATGTTTAGATATATGATCTCTTGCTATAGAATAATTTATAGCCTTCATGATTTTTTCTTCATAAGAGAAATGATAAGTAGCATACTCTATTGTTCTTTTAATAATAGCATTAAATGATCTTCTTACATATTCATTGCTGAGGTCTCCCACAACACCTGTTTCATATAAATCATTAATAATATTAACAAGTTCTTTGTGCTGATCATCTATTCTTTTATAGCCTGTTTGGAATTTAGTTTCCCATTTAATCCAAGGCTTTTTTATAGAAACTCGATTATACATTTTGATAACTCCTATTGATTATTATTCTGCTGCGAAAGTTGTTTTAATGCATCTATTACTTCCCCAACAAATTCTTTATCTGAAACTAAAACATGATTTAAAAGCCAATCCCTTAAATACTTTACCAAATTATTCACAGCTTCCAAGGAACCATTTTCATAAGACTGAACATAATCGTAAATGGTTTGAGTAAACTCTCTATGAGAAGAAGAGTGTTCTAATAGTTTTCTATACTTTATAGCCGTCATAATTTTCTCTTCATAAGAGAAATGATATGAAACATAATCTACAGTTTTTTTAAGAGCATTTTTAAAAGCCTCTTTTAATTTTTTATCTTCTGAGCTGCTGTATCCTATGCAGTCATATAAACTATTAATAATATTTATAAGTTCTTTATGCTGATCATCTATTCTTTTGTATCCTATTTTGTATTTATCTTCCCATTTTATCCATTCTATTTTTTTATTATTTTCACTCATAGAAGAAACTCCTATTTTTTATTGCTGTGAAATTTTTTTTAATGCTTCCTTTACTTCAGCAACAAATTTTTTGTCTGTAACTAAAATATGATTTAAAAACCAATCTTTCAAATATTGTACTAAATCATCAATAGCCTTCAGAGAACCGTCTTCATAAGACTGCACATATCTGTAAATAGTGTTTGTGAATTCTCTATGATATGATGAATGCTGTATTATTTTATCATATTTTATAGCATTCATAATTTTCTCTTCGCATGAAAAGTGATATGAAACATAATCTACAGTTTTTTTAAGAGCATTTTTAAAAGCCTCTTTTAATTTTTCATCTTCTGAATCTCTATTATCCATACAGTCATATAAATCGTTAATAATTTCTATTAATTCAAAATGCTGATCATCTATTCTTTTATAGCCTGTTTTATATTTATCTTCCCAAACTATATACCTATCGCTCATAAATTATTCCTTTATTTATATATATATATTCGTATCATATATATTATTATCAGATTAAAATAAAAAATATTTATATATATTAATTATATTGATATTTTTTATTTTTTAAAGTAAAAATGAATATTTTTTATAATACAA from Brachyspira murdochii DSM 12563 encodes the following:
- a CDS encoding bacteriohemerythrin → MSENNKKIEWIKWEDKYKIGYKRIDDQHKELINIINSLYDCIGYSSSEDKKLKEAFKNALKKTVDYVSYHFSYEEKIMTAIKYRKLLEHSSSHREFTQTIYDYVQSYENGSLEAVNNLVKYLRDWLLNHVLVSDKEFVGEVIDALKQLSQQNNNQ
- a CDS encoding bacteriohemerythrin, whose amino-acid sequence is MSDRYIVWEDKYKTGYKRIDDQHFELIEIINDLYDCMDNRDSEDEKLKEAFKNALKKTVDYVSYHFSCEEKIMNAIKYDKIIQHSSYHREFTNTIYRYVQSYEDGSLKAIDDLVQYLKDWFLNHILVTDKKFVAEVKEALKKISQQ